CAACTCCATGCCGATGCCCAATGCGGACTTTGAATCCGGCGATACAGGCTGGTCTTTCAATGGCAGCATGAGTTCGATCCAAGCACATGCCGCACGCAGCGGCAGCTACGGGCTGGAGGTGAACGATACAAAGCACAATCTCGGCAGTAACCTCCGCTCTTGGAAGCAGTCTGTCATGCCAGGACAATCCTATCAACTGGATTTCGATGCCAGAATCCTCAGTGGTGATGGAATCGCCGTGTATCTACAGTTCTACAATGCGCAGGATCAACTCATTCGTGACAGCCAAAACAAAGAGCAAATCCTCCGCACGATCCCGGGAGAGGCCAGCGACTGGGAACGCTTTTCCCTGGCGGCCACTGCACCCGAAACGGCAAGTAGTCTAAGAGTTTGGATACATTCCTTCATCAGCAGCGAGGTGCTGGCTCAATTTGATAACTTTACTTTGCGCCCCGTCTCCCAAGAAGCCGTCCAAAGACACGGCAGCGAACAAGCCGCGGATCGAAAAGTATCCGCGTATTCTTGGATCGGCAACCCGGACAATTTGATCGTATTCGCAAAAGACAGCCCTGCGACTGCTTTTGCCGAATTAAAGGTCATGCAAGCAGACGGTTCGCCCTACCGCAGCCCCAAGGAGGACTGGGAGCAGGCCCGCTCACGCGTGGAAAACAATCCGCAATGGTCCGACTGGTTGGAAGAAAAACGAGCCGAGATCGATGCATGGATACTGGAGAAACAAGATCGAGTCGGCTGGGAAGCGGGCTGGAATCATGAATTTATTAGCCCCAAAGACGGCGCTTTCTTGATTTGGACCAAAGATGTGCCCGGCGAAGATGTGGACTATCTCATGAGCAAAACGGGCGATCGCGTCGAAGTGACCCCCACACTGATCCGCGCATGGGTGGGCGCGTTCCGCAAACGCCATGCCGACATGATGATCGAAGCGGCGTATCTATACCGGCTCACCGAAGATCCAGCGTATGCGGAATGGGTCGCGGAGCAACTTGATTTCTATGCGAACAATTACGACAGCTGGGGCAATGGCGCTTCACAAAAGCAGCATTCGCACTTGGGCTTTCAAAGCTTAGACGACGCAGTCATCATCTCGCGGCAGATCGATGCCACACGATTAATCTTTGACTACGCGACTCCAGAGCGCCGTCAGGCTTGGTTCACCAAGCTCTTTAAACCCGAGGCCGCCCTGCTGGATAGCTGCTTCCAGACGATCCATAACATCGCCACCTGGCAACGAGCCACCCAAGCAAAAATCGCGCTACTCTACGAAGACGCAGAACTCTGGCAGCAGGCAATCGAAGGCACCTTCGGCTTGAAGGCACAGTTTCAACGAGGCGTCACCTCCGACTACATTTGGTATGAGCAGTCGATGGGCTATAACGGATTCATTATCATGGGCACGCACTCGCTCTTTTCCTTTAGTGCCCTACTCGGCGAAAAAGATAAACTCGCCGAAGAAGCCTACGTGGCACAAAATCTCATGTTGGCACCACTCGCGCTTCGCTTTCCCAATGGACATCTGCCCAACCCCTCCGACAACACCGGAAATCCCAAAGCTTCCACGACTTGGCTGGCAAAGACTTATCGTATTTTTCCAACGTATTTAGGGCTGGAAGCCGCCCGGAGCAGTTACAATTGGGATACCCTGATTGATCCACCCGCTCAAATCGTAGCGGACGATTCTGACATCACACCCGCCTACCCTGTTGTGCATACGCGCAATATGGAAAGCTCCCAATTCGCGCTGTTGAAAGAGGGCCCCTGGCAGGTATTTTTTCACTTTGGCCAACTCAACCGATCGCACTCACAAGCAGAG
The nucleotide sequence above comes from Coraliomargarita algicola. Encoded proteins:
- a CDS encoding carbohydrate binding domain-containing protein, coding for MKVIILSLLVGISTFACANDNSMPMPNADFESGDTGWSFNGSMSSIQAHAARSGSYGLEVNDTKHNLGSNLRSWKQSVMPGQSYQLDFDARILSGDGIAVYLQFYNAQDQLIRDSQNKEQILRTIPGEASDWERFSLAATAPETASSLRVWIHSFISSEVLAQFDNFTLRPVSQEAVQRHGSEQAADRKVSAYSWIGNPDNLIVFAKDSPATAFAELKVMQADGSPYRSPKEDWEQARSRVENNPQWSDWLEEKRAEIDAWILEKQDRVGWEAGWNHEFISPKDGAFLIWTKDVPGEDVDYLMSKTGDRVEVTPTLIRAWVGAFRKRHADMMIEAAYLYRLTEDPAYAEWVAEQLDFYANNYDSWGNGASQKQHSHLGFQSLDDAVIISRQIDATRLIFDYATPERRQAWFTKLFKPEAALLDSCFQTIHNIATWQRATQAKIALLYEDAELWQQAIEGTFGLKAQFQRGVTSDYIWYEQSMGYNGFIIMGTHSLFSFSALLGEKDKLAEEAYVAQNLMLAPLALRFPNGHLPNPSDNTGNPKASTTWLAKTYRIFPTYLGLEAARSSYNWDTLIDPPAQIVADDSDITPAYPVVHTRNMESSQFALLKEGPWQVFFHFGQLNRSHSQAEALNWSASYKGLMLSEDVGTVGYGSPLASNYYRKGLAHNIPLIKGQGQKPWSTGELIEFDADQARVAARQNQYRQDVSAERSLQIDGDTLIDQVSIQLKDGSAASPLGLSLHIIGQAQLNQAFRSIESEQFSQDRPRAFQYWSDIKATEYEGSANIPVQLSNGDLIEIEFEHEGPFTLYVATAPGRPNTSHTGFYLETPPLTKANWTTYIRPIIVSNDSIQASSAD